From a single Kryptolebias marmoratus isolate JLee-2015 linkage group LG6, ASM164957v2, whole genome shotgun sequence genomic region:
- the LOC108238535 gene encoding mast cell protease 4 isoform X2 — MMQMSCIIYVLLLVTISGATESGIVGGKVAEKHSRPYMASIQVDGQHSCGGVLICKDYVLTAAHCKDCYRDMTVVLGAHDISQKEKSQQKINVKKYYVHPKFNGKYDYDIMLLKLEKKAKLNKYVKPLKLLEKDEKNPDNVVCDVAGWGTTGPEKPLSNLLKEATEKTLSSVDCKNIWKKNFISQHMICTTFNKKDGGVCQGDSGGPLICNTKLQGITAYTAENACDDSSYPHVFTKIHFFLPWIKTVMRK, encoded by the exons ATGATGCAAATGAGCTGCATCATTTATGTCCTTCTGCTGGTCACCATTAGTG GGGCCACTGAAAGTGGCATAGTAGGTGGTAAAGTTGCAGAGAAGCACTCCAGACCCTATATGGCATCGATCCAGGTTGATGGGCAACACTCGTGTGGCGGGGTTCTTATCTGCAAAGATTATGTTCTAACTGCAGCCCACTGCAAAGA TTGTTATCGTGACATGACAGTGGTACTCGGAGCACATGACATCAGCCAAAAGGAGAAAAGTCAGCAAAAAATCAATGTGAAAAAGTACTACGTACATCCGAAATTCAATGGCAAATATGACTATGATATTATGTTACTTAAG CTAGAAAAAAAGGCCAAACTGAATAAGTACGTAAAGCCGCTTAAACTACTtgagaaagatgaaaaaaatcctgacaatgTTGTCTGTGATGTCGCTGGCTGGGGCACAACTGGACCAGAAAAGCCTCTTTCAAATCTTCTGAAGGAGGCCACAGAGAAGACACTGTCTAGTGTTGATTGCAAaaatatatggaaaaaaaatttcATTTCCCAGCATATGATTTGTACTACCTTTAACAAAAAGGACGGAGGGGTGTGCCAG ggTGATTCTGGTGGACCACTTATCTGCAACACCAAGCTTCAAGGCATAACTGCTTACACTGCTGAAAATGCCTGTGATGATTCCAGTTATCCCCATGTCTTCACTAAAATTCACTTCTTTCTTCCCTGGATCAAGACGGTGATGCGAAAATAA
- the LOC108238535 gene encoding mast cell protease 4 isoform X1 translates to MIQTSRIVCMALLFTLTGSTENGIVGGRVAKPHSRPYMASLQIEGQHSCGGVLIQNKFVLTAAHCRKTQDPEITVVLGAHDISQAEDSQQKIQVEKYHKHPKYTGGFDYDIMLLELQKKIEKSKYVRKIELPGEDEKIPANVACDVAGWGQTGPQNPASNLLRETKEKTQFPCECKNLWREHFNSEHMMCTQSKGGVCQGDSGGPLICDAKLHGITAYTAEDKCENQRFPHVFTNVRSFLPWIKKGPLKVA, encoded by the exons ATGATACAAACAAGTCGCATCGTTTGCATGGCTCTGCTGTTTACCCTCACTG GCTCGACTGAGAACGGCATAGTAGGTGGTCGGGTTGCAAAGCCCCACTCCAGACCCTACATGGCATCACTCCAGATTGAAGGACAACATTCATGTGGTGGGGTACTGATCCAGAATAAATTTGTTCTAACTGCAGCCCACTGCAGAAA gACTCAGGATCCTGAGATAACAGTGGTACTCGGTGCACATGACATCTCACAGGCAGAGGACAGTCAGCAAAAAATCCAAGTTGAAAAATACCATAAGCATCCAAAATACACTGGAGGGTTTGATTATGACATTATGTTACTTGAG CtacaaaaaaagattgaaaaatcCAAGTACGTGAGGAAGATTGAACTACCTGGTGAAGATGAAAAAATCCCTGCCAATGTTGCCTGTGATGTTGCTGGTTGGGGCCAAACTGGACCCCAAAACCCTGCTTCAAATCTTCTAAGGGAGACGAAAGAAAAGACACAATTTCCCTGTGAATGCAAGAATTTATGGAGAGAACATTTTAATTCTGAACATATGATGTGCACTCAGTCAAAGGGGGGAGTGTGCCAG gGTGACTCTGGTGGACCACTTATCTGCGACGCCAAGCTTCACGGCATTACTGCTTACACTGCTGAAGATAAATGTGAAAATCAAAGGTTTCCTCATGTTTTCACCAACGTTCGCTCATTTCTTCCCTGGATCAAAAAG GGGCCACTGAAAGTGGCATAG
- the LOC108238535 gene encoding mast cell protease 1 isoform X3 produces MASIQVDGQHSCGGVLICKDYVLTAAHCKDCYRDMTVVLGAHDISQKEKSQQKINVKKYYVHPKFNGKYDYDIMLLKLEKKAKLNKYVKPLKLLEKDEKNPDNVVCDVAGWGTTGPEKPLSNLLKEATEKTLSSVDCKNIWKKNFISQHMICTTFNKKDGGVCQGDSGGPLICNTKLQGITAYTAENACDDSSYPHVFTKIHFFLPWIKTVMRK; encoded by the exons ATGGCATCGATCCAGGTTGATGGGCAACACTCGTGTGGCGGGGTTCTTATCTGCAAAGATTATGTTCTAACTGCAGCCCACTGCAAAGA TTGTTATCGTGACATGACAGTGGTACTCGGAGCACATGACATCAGCCAAAAGGAGAAAAGTCAGCAAAAAATCAATGTGAAAAAGTACTACGTACATCCGAAATTCAATGGCAAATATGACTATGATATTATGTTACTTAAG CTAGAAAAAAAGGCCAAACTGAATAAGTACGTAAAGCCGCTTAAACTACTtgagaaagatgaaaaaaatcctgacaatgTTGTCTGTGATGTCGCTGGCTGGGGCACAACTGGACCAGAAAAGCCTCTTTCAAATCTTCTGAAGGAGGCCACAGAGAAGACACTGTCTAGTGTTGATTGCAAaaatatatggaaaaaaaatttcATTTCCCAGCATATGATTTGTACTACCTTTAACAAAAAGGACGGAGGGGTGTGCCAG ggTGATTCTGGTGGACCACTTATCTGCAACACCAAGCTTCAAGGCATAACTGCTTACACTGCTGAAAATGCCTGTGATGATTCCAGTTATCCCCATGTCTTCACTAAAATTCACTTCTTTCTTCCCTGGATCAAGACGGTGATGCGAAAATAA